From Camelina sativa cultivar DH55 chromosome 20, Cs, whole genome shotgun sequence, the proteins below share one genomic window:
- the LOC104772798 gene encoding uncharacterized protein LOC104772798, whose amino-acid sequence MASTDFEPLALPEPTYGMGLEPIVGANICQHSDLSLVAKVKHTLGKASFTKLQSSFLGHIINLSARDIGFSGKIFHYLMLRRLKTRGRNLWFTVDMQPLRFSMREFFLTTGIQCEPIHREPRNNGKDPISEPYSWAVRGDYTLTQLQYRLFNEPEEGEEPLDDKEKECLAAVVLTEGILMTPNSTEKIPLSRLKHASDFEMYTAQPWGKEAYNILATCIQKFDKNTWFKGQYSVKGFPMALYIWALSAVPIFGDKFAIRCNFSRTFYPLILNWQSSRYARFDDVVEAIKTATCVEVKTIIGDPEEYKHLVDKDDNDFEEVIGLVMKGYRLKKEEWSTRLVDIYCALGELGDKMGEKLPDFEKQEKMEKNLSDSEKLDIILFMLDDFNKRLEAIEEAVKTTSGKDKDKGSHEDEDGQNRNEEVINEEAGKQNVDGDIAREDFVESQSADSVRPSNTQDGSYAADDENTQKTGGDDGNYFEETPKDKSPSPRPSTPKFDLLSEEDEDSGKDKSIDKEKGASSKKRVLRERKQRKCKQSNDGDDDVMNRKERKKRKPSDNPDADIQAREGPQKKKIKSDDVGGVQRKSERNTIPSIHTQPPYTAEKKKDPILYPFSKVDKTRLDVFSDWKNSRKAKQLTILGKKVDAKWFTTLETPGKSLTTMHVDTVVKLLSRREESHPHFYKSKSLTLAETSFLREIDEYYSIFVDNKDEYEFPEEGFSQLFKEAPTNKILAPMLVKERLWMPLMINLEKKEMIIYDLGKHFYTNKIKDKQVGAYAVAMPYITQKKFGMENDTKKSPFRIRMVL is encoded by the exons ATGGCATCAACTGATTTTGAACCCCTTGCACTACCAGAACCAACATATGGTATGGGTTTAGAACCAATTGTTGGAGCAAACATATGTCAACATTCGGACTTAAGCCTAGTTGCCAAAGTTAAACATACATTAGGAAAAGCATCTTTCACGAAGCTTCAATCTTCCTTCCTTGGGCACATCATCAATCTTTCTGCCAGAGACATTGGATTTTCTGGGAAAATATTCCACTACTTGATGCTGAGAAGGCTGAAGACAAGAGGGAGAAACTTATGGTTTACAGTCGACATGCAACCTCTTCGGTTTTCCATGAGAGAGTTCTTCCTTACAACAG ggATTCAATGCGAACCTATTCATAGAGAACCAAGGAATAACGGAAAAGATCCAATTAGTGAACCATATTCTTGGGCGGTGAGAGGAGATTACACTTTAACTCAACTTCAATATCGACTATTTAATGAACCAGAAGAGGGTGAAGAACCTTTGGATGACAAGGAAAAGGAATGCCTCGCTGCAGTGGTATTAACAGAAGGTATTTTGATGACACCAAATTCAACAGAGAAGATACCTCTGTCTAGGCTGAAGCATGCATCAGATTTCGAGATGTATACAGCCCAACCATGGGGCAAGGAAGCGTATAACATTCTCGCCACATGCATTCAGAAATTCGATAAAAATACTTGGTTCAAAGGTCAGTATAGTGTCAAGGGATTTCCCATGGCATTATATATATGGGCCTTGAGTGCTGTTCCAATTTTTGGTGATAAATTTGCGATAAGATGTAATTTTTCAAGAACATTCTATCCACTGATTCTCAATTGGCAATCAAGTCGTTATGCAAggtttgatgatgttgttgaagCTATTAAGACAGCAACTTGt gttGAAGTCAAAACAATAATTGGAGATCCAGAAGAATATAAGCATTTGGTTGATAAAGATgacaatgattttgaagaagttatTGGCTTGGTTATGAAAGGCTATaggttgaagaaagaagaatggtcTACAAGATTAGTTGATATTTACTGTGCTTTGGGAGAGTTGGGTGACAAAATGGGGGAAAAATTGCCAGACtttgagaaacaagagaaaatggagaaaaatttgTCAGATTCAGAAAAACTTGACATAATCCTCTTTATGTTAGATGACTTCAACAAAAGACTAGAAGCCATTGAAGAAGCTGTCAAAACCACATCAGGGAAAGATAAGGATAAAGGA tctcacgaagatgaagatggacaGAATAGAAATGAAGAGGTTATAAATGAAGAG gctGGCAAACAAAATGTTGATGGAGATATTGCTAGAGAAGATTTCGTAGAAAGCCAGTCTGCAGATTCTGTCCGTCCATCAAACACACAAGATGGGAGCTACGCTGCAGATGATGAAAACACTCAAAAaactggtggtgatgatggtaaTTACTTTGAAGAAACACCAAAG GATAAATCTCCTTCTCCACGCCCTTCTACACCAAAATTTGATCTTCTttctgaagaagatgaggatagtGGAAAAGATAAAAGCATTGATAAAGAGAAGGGAGCAAGCAGTaagaagagagttttgagagagagaaaacag AGAAAGTGTAAGCAAAgcaatgatggtgatgatgatgttatgaaCAGAAAAGAG AGGAAGAAGCGTAAACCAAGTGACAACCCAGATGCTGATATTCAAGCTAGAGAAGGG ccacagaaaaagaagattaaatCTGATGATGTTGGTGGTGTGCAAAGAAAAAGTGAACGAAATACAATTCCTTCTATTCACACTCAGCCGCCTTACACGgccgagaagaagaaggacccaATACTTTATCCTTTTTCCAAAGTTGATAAGACCCGGTTAGATGTATTTAGTGACTGGAAGAATTCAAGGAAAGCAAA GCAACTAACAATTCTGGGTAAAAAAGTTGATGCCAAGTGGTTCACAACACTAGAGACGCCAGGGAAGTCGTTAACAACAATG caTGTTGATACAGTTGTGAAGTTGTTaagcagaagagaagaaagtcaTCCGCACttctataaaagcaaatcaTTGACGTTGGCTGAAACTtcttttttgagagagattgatgaATATTACTCAATATTCGTTGACAACAAAGATGAATATGAGTTCCCTGAAGAAGGATTCAGTCAACTCTTCAAGGAAGCACCTACAAACAAAATACTGGCGCCAATGTTGGTTAAGGAAAGGCTTTGGATGCCATTGATGatcaatttggagaagaaggagatgattATCTACGACTTGGGCAAGCATTTTTAcaccaacaaaattaaagacaaacaGGTGGGTGCATATGCTGTTGCAATGCCTTATATTACCCAGAAGAAGTTTGGGATGGAAAATGATACAAAGAAATCTCCGTTCAGAATCA GAATGGTGCTTTAG
- the LOC104771631 gene encoding uncharacterized protein LOC104771631 produces METNYRLIVFLLLCIFLCRAESALPSHYVLSHTGRRMMGYYKPSRAIGIMKISKTPPSKSPQAPGRGDWAYDLPLVDDLSGAVQERRLMSQMDVGASSSAQGTGRNH; encoded by the exons atggaaaCTAATTATAGGCTCATAgtatttttgcttctttgtatcTTCCTTTGTCGCGCCGAATCTGCTCTTCCTTCTCACTATGTACTCTCACACACCG GGAGGAGAATGATGGGTTATTATAAGCCCAGTCGTGCCATAGGAATtatgaaaatttccaaaacaccACCATCAAAAAGTCCGCAGGCTCCAGGCAGAGGAGATTG GGCCTATGATCTCCCATTGGTAGATGATTTATCTGGTGCTGTGCAag aaagAAGATTAATGAGCCAAATGGATGTAGGAGCATCAAGCAGTGCACAAGGTACTGGTCGCAACCACTAG
- the LOC104771632 gene encoding uncharacterized protein LOC104771632 (The sequence of the model RefSeq protein was modified relative to this genomic sequence to represent the inferred CDS: added 73 bases not found in genome assembly) — protein sequence MALPEPPQSFFPSKDEFLRLLTVLLVACAVAFTCNFLAKSMSSNPTISFCDSNFDSIDSDLDVCQPCPINGECYQGKLKCNHGYRKQANLCVEDGEINELTKKLVGYFERKVCEAYADSECYGTGRIWVPEDDVWEDLRSNGFLNTLDESAYIFVKGKAVEAVTELLQKRTNSNGINELKCPESVVKSYKPMTCGMHQWLLRNILIISSSCAMLVGCAILRRKIRSKRQFSRRVEELYNQVCDFLEENAVASNSADTSDCVHWVIASWLRDYLLFLRERRDPQLWSKVEELIQEDSRIDRYQKLVKGEQKVVLEWQVEGSLSLSKLKKRRETEKKDRKVIGSTNTSLQEYYNRRIAETSS from the exons TTGTGGCTTGTGCGGTGGCTTTCACCTGCAATTTCCTCGCTAAGTCTATGAGCTCAAACCCTACGATATCTTTCTGCGATAGTAACTTTGATTCCATCGATTCAGACTTGG ATGTTTGTCAACCTTGTCCAATAAATGGAGAATGTTACCAAGGGAAGTTGAAATGTAATCATGGATACAGAAAGCAAGCAAATTTATGTgttgaagatggagaaatcaaTGAATTAACCAAGAAATTG GTTGGGTATTTTGAGAGAAAAGTTTGTGAGGCATATGCTGATAGTGAATGCTATGGTACTGGAAGAATATGG GTTCCGGAGGATGATGTTTGGGAAGATCTACGTAGCAACGGTTTCTTGAATACATTAGACGAGTCTGCTTACATTTTTGTAAAAGGAAAGGCTGTAGAAGCTGTCACCGAGCTACTACAGAAAAGGACTAACTCTAATGG GATTAATGAGTTGAAGTGTCCTGAATCGGTAGTCAAAAGTTACAAACCAATGACTTGCGGCATGCATCAATGGCTCTTGAGAAACATCTTAATCATCTCATCCTCCTGTGCAATG CTAGTGGGGTGCGCAATATTGCGTAGGAAAATCCGAAGTAAGCGACAATTTTCACGTAGAGTGGAAGAGCTATACAACCAG GTCTGTGACTTTCTGGAAGAAAATGCAGTGGCATCAAATTCTGCAGACACTAGTGACTGCGTTCATTGGGTTATCGCATCTTGGTTACGTGATTATCTACTTTTTCTTAGAGAAAGAAGAGACCCTCAGTTATGGAGTAAG GTTGAGGAGTTAATACAAGAGGATTCACGTATAGACCGATACCAGAAACTCGTCAAGGGTGAACAAAAAGTTGTATTGGAATGGCAAG TTGAAGGTTCACTTAGTTTATCCAAGCTGAAGAAACGGCGAGAGACGGAGAAGAAAGATAGAAAAGTTATTGGCTCAACAAACACAAGCTTGCAAGAATACTACAACAGAAGAATCGCTG AGACAAGTTCTTAA